In the genome of Hydractinia symbiolongicarpus strain clone_291-10 chromosome 5, HSymV2.1, whole genome shotgun sequence, one region contains:
- the LOC130646178 gene encoding hexosaminidase D-like: MFSNMKVTNKLDIRHVLLVIFLLVLLYWLLMTGPEQKKSEIKEGEKSGITIVELQAKINELREHEVILKSSFEQEKEEHKAELGKAQNTIKILKENLQKSKKMDDLDKKINENSIKSDALEKENMELKEKLAAKDKTTQLVQQVTTKPFVGLKLVHFDLKGAPPKVDYLIKVMQLSKSYGANGFLIEYEDMFPWKGDLRMLAQKNAYSEKDIKHLLKSAKEQDLIVIPLVQSFGHLEFVLKHKTFSHLRANKEITNSVSALNNGSVGLVKSLIDQIIALHPDSKYIHLGGDEVWNMKTCDQCLSSNMTDTELFKHHMIPLFKYSQTKKNFNGEKLQPIIWDDMMRKWSVKDLKEMSKYVTPMVWAYVANLDNYSHFPDDIWKRYSEGFPEIWLASSFKGALKPWSNFVPIQQHLNNHLSWLKITTTLQGKGIKVTGIALTGWSRFDHYGPLCELLPAGIPCLALCLTVLSKGKFDDRIHADVSEKLGFTKVFKIDVTNFKGYTPEEAKFPGADVYKLAGGVENALGWRDWSLVREIGWTRPFHLKRKHAGFFALNTTISGLNKSNLLLRSVKEKARDLLISYFEDDVIDEWIKDKIDHYVDLSNMTIDKVQKIMKKMMFD, from the exons ATGTTCAGCAATATGAAGGTTACCAACAAACTTGACATTCGTCATGTTTTATTGGTCATATTTCTTTTGGTTTTGTTGTACTGGCTTTTAATGACAGGACCT GAGCAAAAGAAAAGCGAGATAAAGGAGGGAGAGAAAAGTGGAATAACGATTGTGGAGTTGCAGGCGAAGATTAATGAATTGCGAGAGCATGAAGTGATCCTAAAATCTAGTTTTgaacaagaaaaagaagaacacAAAGCTGAATTAGGCAAAGcacaaaatacaataaaaatcttaaaagagAATctacaaaaaagcaaaaaaatggaTGATCTGgacaaaaaaatcaatgaaaattCCATAAAATCAGAtgctttagaaaaagaaaatatggaATTAAAAGAGAAGTTAGCAGCCAAAGATAAAACTACACAATTAGTTCAACAAGTGACTACCAAACCATTTGTTGGACTAAAATTAGTTCATTTTGACCTAAAAGGTGCCCCACCAAAGGTTGATTATTTAATAAAGGTAATGCAGCTATCAAAATCTTATGGTGCCAATGGTTTCTTGATTGAATATGAAGATATGTTTCCTTGGAAGGGAGACCTTCGGATGTTGGCACAAAAAAATGCATACTCAGAAAAAGATATCAAACATCTTTTAAAAAGTGCAAAGGAGCAGGATTTAATTGTAATTCCTCTGGTGCAATCTTTTGGTCACTTGGAATTTGTTTTGAAGCATAAAACTTTTTCACATCTAAGAGCAAATAAGGAAATTACAAACTCTGTTTCTGCTTTAAATAATGGATCAGTTGGACTTGTAAAAAGCTTGATTGACCAGATTATTGCATTACACCCAGattcaaaatatatacatttaggTGGTGATGAAGTGTGGAACATGAAAACATGTGATCAATGTCTTAGTAGCAATATGACTGACACAGAACTTTTTAAACATCACATGATACCACTTTTTAAGTACtctcaaacaaagaaaaattttaatggtgaaaaacttCAGCCAATTATTTGGGATGATATGATGAGGAAGTGGTCTGTCAAAGATTTAAAAGAAATGTCAAAATATGTCACACCTATGGTATGGGCATATGTTGCAAATTTAGACAACTACAGCCATTTTCCAGATGATATTTGGAAACGCTATTCAGAAGGTTTTCCTGAAATATGGTTGGCTAGTTCTTTTAAAGGTGCCCTTAAACCATGGTCCAATTTTGTTCCAATCCAACAGCATCTAAATAACCATCTATCTTGGTTAAAAATAACAACCACTTTGCAAGGAAAAGGAATAAAAGTAACAGGTATAGCACTTACAGGTTGGAGTAGGTTTGATCATTACGGCCCTTTATGTGAGCTACTTCCAGCAGGCATACCATGTTTAGCTCTGTGTTTAACTGTGCTAAGCAAAGGCAAGTTTGATGACAGGATTCATGCAGATGTTTCAGAAAAGTTAGGGTTTACTAAAGTCTTCAAGATTGATGTTACAAATTTCAAAGGATATACGCCAGAAGAAGCAAAGTTCCCTGGAGCAGATGTATACAAATTGGCCGGTGGTGTTGAAAATGCATTGGGGTGGCGAGATTGGTCATTGGTGCGTGAGATCGGTTGGACACGCCCGTTTCATTTAAAACGTAAACATGCTGGGTTCTTTGCATTAAACACAACTATTAGTGGGTTAAATAAAAGTAATTTACTGTTACGTTCTGTGAAAGAGAAAGCCCGTGATTTGCTGATCTCTTATTTTGAGGATGATGTTATTGATGAATGGATTAAAGACAAAATTGATCACTATGTGGACCTTAGTAACATGACTATTGATAAAGtgcaaaaaatcatgaaaaaaatgatgtttgactag